The Manihot esculenta cultivar AM560-2 chromosome 1, M.esculenta_v8, whole genome shotgun sequence genome has a window encoding:
- the LOC110610323 gene encoding subtilisin-like protease SBT4.3: MQVQIVYLGSLPKAEYSPSSHHFSMLQEVVESSSVENSLIRSYKRSFNGFAANLTANERQKLARMKEVVSIFPSATLKLHTTKSWDFMGFNGTISRENTAESDVIIGVMDTGIWPESESFNDKGFGPAPKKWKGACEGGENFTCNNKVVGARHYALSAPGSGSARDENGHGSHTASTAAGNIVKNVSFYGLAEGTARGGVPSARIAVYKVCEPDGGCDTTNILAAFDDAIADGVDIITISLGSDGATDFDTDVIAIGSFHAMKKGIVTLQSAGNSGCVDGSVSSTAPWILTVGASSTDRKIIDEVILGNGSALIGASINSFTLNGTMLSLVYGKDVSHRCSEFDSQSCRVGCLDENLVKGKIVLCGLFEGIAEAYKAGALGAVVLNTQLDDVPFVVPLPASAVTLSDMFMLEDYVNFTKNPTVNILKSRAIRDFNAPVVASFSACGPNQILAEIMKPDVVAPGINILAAFSPIASPSNGPLDRRQVQYNFLSGTSMSCPHAAGVAAYVKSIHPQWSPSAIKSAIMTTAWPMNGKGQRQEFSYGSGHINPIKAADPGLVFDADKEDYIKLLCGAGFDSDALEVITGESITCATGVDKLLPFDFNYPAITFRVSPMVALSFKFHRTVTNVGEAKSVYKAKIITNNNMTVQVQPEVLSFKSLNEKKSFVVSVEAQGIPDSNIVTTSLVWSDATHNVRIPIILLSLRTD, from the exons ATGCAGGTCCAGATTGTGTATCTGGGTTCACTTCCAAAGGCAGAATACTCACCATCATCTCACCACTTCAGTATGCTACAAGAAGTTGTTGAGAGCAG TTCTGTAGAAAACTCCTTGATTAGGAGCTACAAAAGAAGTTTTAATGGATTTGCTGCCAACCTTACAGCTAATGAGAGACAGAAGTTGGCTA GGATGAAAGAAGTAGTGTCTATTTTTCCTAGCGCAACTCTCAAACTTCACACTACAAAATCATGGGATTTCATGGGTTTCAATGGAACAATTAGCAGAGAAAATACCGCTGAGAGCGATGTTATAATTGGTGTTATGGACACTGGAATCTGGCCTGAATCAGAGAGTTTTAACGACAAAGGTTTTGGTCCTGCTCCAAAGAAATGGAAGGGTGCTTGTGAAGGAGGCGAAAATTTTACTTGCAATAA CAAAGTTGTTGGAGCTAGACACTATGCCTTGTCAGCGCCTGGATCTGGGTCTGCAAGGGATGAAAATGGCCACGGCTCACATACTGCCTCAACAGCTGCAGGGAACATAGTAAAGAATGTTAGTTTCTATGGACTTGCAGAAGGAACAGCAAGAGGAGGGGTTCCCTCAGCGAGGATTGCTGTGTATAAGGTCTGTGAGCCGGATGGAGGCTGTGATACAACAAATATCTTGGCTGCATTTGATGATGCTATTGCTGATGGAGTTGACATTATAACAATATCACTTGGATCTGATGGAGCAACTGACTTTGATACTGATGTTATTGCAATTGGATCTTTTCATGCAATGAAGAAAGGGATAGTTACATTACAATCTGCAGGAAATTCGGGTTGTGTAGATGGATCGGTGTCGAGCACAGCTCCATGGATACTTACTGTGGGAGCAAGCAGCACTGATCGCAAAATCATTGATGAAGTTATTCTTGGAAATGGATCTGCTCTAATT GGGGCTTCTATCAACTCTTTCACATTGAATGGAACAATGTTATCTCTGGTCTATGGAAAAGATGTTTCGCATCGGTGCTCCGAATTTGACTCCCA GTCTTGTAGAGTAGGGTGTTTAGATGAAAACTTGGTGAAGGGAAAGATAGTGCTATGTGGTCTTTTTGAGGGAATTGCTGAGGCTTATAAAGCTGGTGCTTTGGGTGCAGTTGTGCTAAATACCCAATTGGATGATGTTCCATTTGTTGTCCCATTGCCTGCATCAGCTGTTACACTTTCGGACATGTTCATGTTGGAGGACTATGTGAATTTCACCAA AAATCCTACAGTGAACATACTCAAAAGTCGAGCCATCCGAGATTTTAATGCTCCTGTAGTTGCTTCCTTCTCTGCATGCGGTCCCAATCAAATTCTGGCAGAGATCATGAAG CCAGATGTAGTTGCGCCAGGGATCAATATCTTGGCTGCATTTTCACCTATTGCTTCACCTTCAAATGGACCTCTAGACAGAAGGCAAGTTCAATACAACTTTTTATCTGGTACTTCCATGTCCTGTCCCCATGCTGCTGGTGTAGCTGCCTATGTTAAATCAATTCACCCTCAATGGTCTCCTTCAGCCATCAAATCTGCCATTATGACCACCG CTTGGCCTATGAATGGAAAAGGTCAACGACAAGAATTTTCATATGGATCGGGACATATCAATCCAATAAAAGCTGCTGATCCTGGACTTGTATTTGATGCTGATAAGGAAGATTATATCAAATTGTTATGTGGAGCAGGCTTTGACTCCGATGCCCTTGAAGTTATCACAGGAGAAAGCATTACTTGTGCTACTGGGGTTGACAAACTCCTGCCATTTGATTTCAATTACCCTGCAATTACCTTTCGAGTGTCGCCAATGGTAGCCCTGAGCTTCAAGTTCCACAGAACAGTAACAAATGTTGGCGAAGCAAAGTCCGTTTACAAGGCAAAGATCATAACAAATAACAATATGACAGTTCAAGTCCAACCTGAAGTTCTTTCGTTCAAGTCGTTAAATGAGAAGAAATCTTTTGTTGTTAGTGTTGAAGCACAAGGCATACCGGATTCAAACATAGTAACTACTTCACTTGTCTGGTCTGATGCTACTCACAATGTGCGAATTCCAATTATTTTACTTTCTTTACGTACTGACTGA
- the LOC122724458 gene encoding glutathione S-transferase U7-like gives MAEVKLFGMWASPFSHAIELALKLKGVQYEYIEEDLSSKSPLLLQYNPVHKKIPVLVHNGKPIAESLVILEYIDETWKNNPLLPNDPYHRAIARFWTKFVHEQILQTALKTITAQGTEQEQMIEEVYQKLNFLENELKGKDLFGGESIGYLDIVVFFIARAFQVNQEVTQVKLISSEKFPAICKWIEKLLKIDVMNECLPPREKHIAFIRARLEAAKSSSN, from the exons ATGGCAGAAGTGAAACTATTTGGGATGTGGGCTAGTCCTTTCAGTCACGCAATAGAACTCGCCCTCAAGCTGAAAGGTGTACAGTATGAGTACATAGAAGAAGATCTCTCCAGCAAGAGTCCTCTGCTCCTCCAATACAACCCAGTTCACAAGAAGATTCCTGTGCTCGTACACAATGGAAAACCCATTGCAGAATCACTAGTCATCCTTGAGTACATCGACGAAACCTGGAAAAACAATCCTTTATTGCCGAACGATCCTTATCACAGGGCTATAGCTCGATTCTGGACTAAATTTGTACATGAACAG ATCTTACAGACAGCTCTAAAGACCATTACTGCACAAGGGACAGAGCAAGAGCAGATGATTGAAGAAGTGTATCAAAAGCTTAATTTTCTGGAGAATGAGCTGAAGGGAAAGGACTTGTTTGGAGGTGAGAGTATTGGATACCTAGACATCGTGGTATTTTTTATAGCCCGTGCCTTTCAAGTCAATCAAGAAGTTACGCAAGTGAAATTGATAAGCTCAGAGAAATTTCCAGCTATATGCAAATGGATAGAAAAGCTACTCAAAATAGATGTGATGAATGAATGCCTTCCTCCAAGAGAGAAACACATTGCTTTCATTAGAGCCCGTCTAGAGGCTGCAAAATCATCTTCCAATTAA